A single region of the Candidatus Glassbacteria bacterium genome encodes:
- a CDS encoding VWA domain-containing protein — translation MNFQFADPWLLALLLLLPLLGWAYRNWNLQRRRTIRYSDLDTLAAVNGRWARIKSHLPFALRIFALALLVIALARPRSGVTFEDVTSEGVDIVLTMDVSTSMLAEDLNPGSNRLDVAREVVGDFIGRRRHDRIGLVAFAAKAFTRCPPTLDYRVLASQVERLEIGSIEDGTAIGVALASSVNRLRDSKARSRIIVLLTDGINNRGEIDPLTAAQVAKAKDVKVYTIGVGTRGTARVPVRDQFGRVRYVDQKVEIDEQTLTRISEITGGQYYRATDAAELQRIYREIDSLEKTEIDVREYTRYSELFSLFLLPGLALFALELVLGSTVLKTLP, via the coding sequence ATGAATTTCCAGTTCGCCGACCCGTGGCTGCTCGCGCTGCTCCTGCTGCTTCCCCTGCTGGGCTGGGCTTACCGCAACTGGAATCTCCAGCGGCGGAGGACTATCCGCTATTCCGACCTGGACACCCTGGCCGCTGTCAACGGCCGCTGGGCGCGGATCAAGAGCCATCTGCCGTTTGCGCTGCGCATCTTCGCCCTGGCCCTGCTGGTAATCGCCCTGGCCCGCCCCCGCAGCGGCGTAACTTTCGAGGACGTTACCAGCGAGGGCGTGGATATCGTGCTGACCATGGACGTGTCGACCAGCATGCTTGCCGAGGATCTCAATCCCGGCAGCAACCGTCTTGATGTGGCCCGCGAGGTGGTCGGCGATTTTATCGGCCGCCGCCGTCACGACCGGATCGGGCTGGTGGCGTTCGCAGCCAAAGCTTTTACCCGCTGCCCGCCCACTCTCGATTACCGGGTGCTGGCCTCGCAGGTGGAACGCCTGGAGATCGGTTCGATCGAGGACGGGACCGCGATCGGAGTGGCCCTGGCCAGCAGCGTCAACCGCCTTCGCGACAGCAAGGCCCGCAGCAGGATAATCGTCCTGCTGACCGATGGGATCAACAACCGCGGTGAAATCGATCCGCTGACAGCCGCCCAGGTGGCCAAGGCCAAGGATGTGAAAGTTTACACTATCGGTGTCGGCACCCGCGGGACCGCGCGGGTACCGGTACGCGACCAGTTCGGACGGGTGCGCTACGTGGACCAGAAAGTGGAGATCGACGAGCAGACGCTGACCCGGATCTCGGAAATCACCGGCGGACAGTATTACCGGGCCACCGACGCCGCCGAGCTCCAGCGGATTTACCGGGAAATCGACTCGCTGGAAAAAACCGAGATCGACGTGCGGGAATACACCCGCTACAGCGAGTTGTTCAGCCTGTTTCTGCTCCCCGGGCTGGCCCTGTTCGCGCTGGAGCTGGTATTGGGTTCGACAGTGCTGAAAACTTTGCCGTGA
- a CDS encoding protein BatD, producing the protein MTNPIRSISSISNTFTPAVCLLAVVLTVHPAGGTSQVNARLDTARARIGDRLTLTLTIHSGDGETVRFPDLESQLENFEILAELPVEQIPGDGSATMTRRSFTLTSFETGSLQIPPLPFAVIKADGAVDTLWSVAQPVDFISLVQDTLNAEIRPIRDIVDATRLWKRIALAALAALAALALLGMLWRRYLKRRAQRLRGRIQPSGPVRPAHLIALDELDRIKSLGLIEKGEIKQFHILVSEAVRHYLGARFGVDVLEMTSWELMDELNRRRDIDRAFCELIGEFLDSCDLVKFAKYKPVIVEINSTFNKAYEIIENSRPAEVQQPSRENSGTPLGESAETAVVAGGGEGGER; encoded by the coding sequence ATGACAAACCCGATTCGCAGCATATCGAGCATATCGAACACTTTCACTCCCGCGGTCTGTCTGTTGGCGGTCGTGCTGACAGTGCATCCCGCCGGTGGAACCTCGCAGGTCAATGCGCGCCTGGATACTGCCCGCGCCAGGATCGGCGACCGGCTTACCCTTACCCTCACGATCCATTCCGGTGACGGGGAAACTGTCCGCTTTCCCGATCTCGAATCTCAGCTGGAAAATTTCGAAATTCTGGCCGAACTGCCTGTCGAGCAAATTCCGGGCGATGGCAGCGCCACGATGACCCGCCGCAGTTTCACGCTGACCTCCTTCGAGACCGGCAGTCTCCAAATCCCGCCGCTGCCATTTGCGGTGATTAAGGCCGATGGAGCGGTGGATACGCTCTGGTCCGTAGCGCAGCCGGTGGATTTCATCTCGCTGGTCCAGGATACGCTCAATGCAGAAATAAGGCCGATCCGTGACATTGTGGACGCGACCCGTCTCTGGAAACGGATCGCGCTGGCGGCGCTGGCGGCACTGGCGGCGTTGGCACTGCTCGGGATGCTGTGGAGACGGTATCTAAAGCGGCGCGCCCAGAGGCTGCGTGGCCGGATACAGCCCTCCGGACCGGTTCGCCCGGCCCACTTGATCGCGCTGGATGAGCTGGACAGGATCAAATCGCTGGGACTGATCGAAAAGGGTGAAATCAAGCAGTTCCACATCCTGGTTTCGGAAGCGGTGCGCCATTATCTCGGAGCGCGTTTCGGAGTCGACGTGCTGGAGATGACCAGCTGGGAGCTGATGGACGAACTGAACCGGCGGCGGGATATCGACAGGGCTTTCTGTGAACTGATCGGGGAATTCCTGGATTCCTGCGATCTGGTAAAGTTCGCCAAGTACAAGCCGGTTATCGTTGAGATTAATTCCACGTTCAACAAGGCGTACGAGATAATCGAGAACTCCCGTCCCGCGGAAGTACAGCAGCCGTCTCGGGAAAACTCCGGAACCCCACTCGGCGAATCGGCTGAGACAGCCGTGGTAGCCGGGGGTGGAGAAGGGGGTGAGCGATGA
- a CDS encoding DUF4340 domain-containing protein — protein MNWKVLVLLLAFTLALGAYLFLQDQPEAGEEAGSTELEYVLPYAPEDVQKVTIIFQDTTYVVVRDGLEWHLEQPDPGWGADSLVINHLLRTLSQMPYVNSIPVSELDMAAVKLDDPVLVFTAYKSDLDSTRLEFGALNPTTENIYILIAGQGRVALANKLLGPMMTVNGFLVRGKSLTGVQPYRTVGIEVESGGRSVFRCYRADGRDRWRIDTAGGSVLADKLKLNLRLGELYSDQVREFLPAGSVRRQETGLNRPVRTLRLVAENGDTSVVRLGRTVSDQDYLRWASSSIYPGHLLLIDSWLIERVDKFVPDSMRTLQIVDFIPSEVTFISLANPLDSLVLTAENDTLWRLIAPRQARAKYQFVEQLLSHADTLKGSKVLPAGGDRGFESPQVRLVLMNGDSLLVDMLVGYFAETEVYVRDNVRNIDFLASPRKLEPLNSTFKDVADIPVRHVVE, from the coding sequence ATGAACTGGAAAGTATTGGTCCTGCTGCTGGCTTTCACCCTCGCACTCGGCGCGTACCTGTTCCTGCAGGATCAGCCTGAGGCCGGGGAGGAAGCCGGCTCAACCGAACTCGAATATGTCCTGCCATATGCGCCCGAAGACGTCCAGAAAGTGACGATTATATTTCAGGACACCACCTATGTCGTGGTCCGCGACGGACTGGAGTGGCACCTCGAGCAGCCGGACCCGGGTTGGGGAGCCGATTCACTGGTGATAAACCATCTGCTGAGGACGCTCAGCCAGATGCCCTACGTAAATTCCATCCCGGTCAGCGAACTCGACATGGCCGCCGTTAAACTCGATGATCCGGTGCTGGTATTCACGGCCTACAAATCGGACCTCGACAGTACCCGTCTGGAGTTCGGGGCACTGAATCCGACGACTGAAAATATTTATATCCTGATCGCCGGCCAGGGACGGGTGGCGCTCGCCAACAAGCTCCTTGGACCGATGATGACTGTCAACGGGTTCCTGGTCAGGGGTAAGTCCCTGACCGGTGTGCAGCCCTACCGCACCGTGGGGATCGAGGTGGAATCCGGCGGACGGAGCGTATTCCGCTGTTATCGCGCTGACGGCCGTGACCGCTGGCGGATCGACACCGCCGGGGGGTCTGTTTTAGCGGATAAGCTCAAGCTCAATCTTCGCCTCGGTGAACTCTACAGTGATCAGGTCCGTGAATTCCTGCCGGCTGGCAGTGTACGGAGGCAGGAAACGGGTCTGAACCGCCCGGTACGGACACTCAGGCTCGTTGCCGAGAACGGTGACACTTCTGTCGTACGTCTGGGCCGCACTGTATCGGATCAGGATTATCTGCGCTGGGCCAGCTCATCGATCTATCCCGGCCATTTGCTGTTGATCGATTCCTGGCTGATCGAGCGGGTGGACAAGTTTGTCCCCGATAGCATGCGAACGCTGCAAATCGTCGATTTCATCCCTTCGGAGGTTACTTTTATCTCCCTTGCCAACCCGCTCGATTCACTGGTGCTGACGGCTGAAAACGACACGCTGTGGCGGTTGATCGCCCCCCGGCAGGCCAGGGCCAAATATCAGTTTGTCGAGCAGCTGCTTAGCCATGCGGACACTTTAAAAGGATCGAAAGTATTGCCCGCTGGCGGAGACCGGGGATTTGAATCTCCGCAGGTCAGGCTGGTGCTGATGAACGGCGACAGCCTGCTGGTCGACATGCTGGTTGGATATTTTGCGGAAACCGAAGTTTACGTCCGGGACAACGTACGTAATATCGACTTTTTGGCGTCCCCCAGAAAGCTTGAACCGCTGAACTCGACTTTTAAAGACGTGGCGGATATCCCGGTGAGACACGTAGTTGAGTGA
- a CDS encoding ABC transporter permease subunit, with product MQNIFSIFWREYKSYFLSPIAYVVIGVFLFLVANRFVFKFNEFVQLTFEATSEAVTYQQTIPKFSINDVVIRYLFHNMRNISLFLLPMITMRLFAEERKTGTLELLLTSPLTITQLVLGKFLSAFVLFLTMVIPTALFQYYLFLYGNPDLGPVLTSYVGIVLYGAAVISMGTLISSLTENQIIAGALTFGAFLFLWIVGRVSDATVSVWGEIANYISITSHFTNFSMGVVDSRDVLFYLSFCFVGLFLTHQSITSLRWR from the coding sequence ATGCAGAACATATTCTCGATCTTCTGGCGCGAGTACAAGTCGTATTTCCTCAGCCCGATCGCCTATGTGGTGATCGGGGTGTTCCTGTTCCTGGTCGCCAACCGGTTCGTCTTCAAGTTCAACGAGTTCGTCCAGCTTACGTTCGAGGCCACCAGCGAGGCTGTGACCTACCAGCAGACGATTCCCAAGTTCAGTATTAACGATGTGGTGATCCGCTACCTGTTCCACAACATGCGCAATATCAGCCTGTTCCTGCTGCCGATGATCACGATGAGGCTGTTCGCCGAGGAGCGCAAGACCGGCACCCTGGAACTGCTGCTGACTTCACCGCTGACAATAACTCAACTGGTGCTGGGCAAGTTCCTTTCAGCGTTCGTGCTGTTTTTGACGATGGTTATTCCAACGGCGCTGTTCCAGTACTACCTGTTCCTCTACGGCAACCCCGACCTGGGACCAGTGCTGACAAGCTATGTCGGGATCGTGCTCTACGGGGCCGCGGTAATCAGTATGGGTACCCTGATCAGTTCGCTGACCGAGAACCAGATAATCGCCGGGGCGCTCACGTTCGGCGCATTCCTGTTCCTCTGGATCGTGGGCAGGGTCAGCGATGCGACTGTCAGCGTCTGGGGAGAGATCGCCAATTACATCTCGATTACCTCTCACTTTACCAATTTCTCGATGGGTGTGGTTGATTCACGCGACGTTCTTTTTTACCTGTCGTTCTGTTTCGTCGGACTGTTCCTGACCCACCAGTCGATTACTTCGCTGCGGTGGAGGTGA
- a CDS encoding ATP-binding cassette domain-containing protein — MIQVSNLTKRYGNFKAVDNISFKLRKGEILGFLGPNGAGKTTTMRIITGYLSANAGEVSVAGHDIFTSPLAVKRNIGYLPETPPVYRDMRVRDYLNFCGKIKGLSGYRDRKRRLNYVLERCGLEEVHNVHIHKLSKGYRQRVGLAQALIHNPPVLILDEPTAGLDPHQIIGVRELIRQLAGEHSILLSTHILPEASLTCDRVLIIDRGLLLAEDTTERLTGKLTGHDVVRVLLKGAPAEIRDRLGAVEGVVKVDEQQVPGGRKDGLRQFDVSCKLGNDRRGELARAVVESGAQLLELRPESMTLEEIFIKITTRTPDELAARSQQEGS; from the coding sequence TTGATACAGGTCAGTAACCTCACCAAGCGTTACGGCAATTTCAAGGCCGTGGACAATATCTCTTTCAAACTGCGCAAGGGCGAGATCCTGGGCTTCCTGGGGCCCAACGGCGCCGGCAAAACAACCACCATGCGGATAATCACCGGCTACCTGTCGGCCAACGCCGGCGAGGTCTCCGTGGCCGGCCACGACATATTCACCAGTCCGCTGGCTGTCAAGCGCAATATCGGCTACCTGCCGGAAACCCCTCCTGTCTACCGCGATATGAGGGTACGGGACTATCTCAATTTCTGCGGCAAGATCAAGGGTCTCTCCGGCTACCGCGACCGCAAGCGCCGCTTGAACTACGTGCTGGAGCGCTGCGGGCTGGAGGAAGTGCACAACGTCCATATCCACAAGCTCAGCAAGGGGTATCGTCAGCGCGTGGGCCTGGCCCAGGCCCTGATCCACAATCCGCCGGTGCTGATCTTGGACGAACCCACCGCCGGGCTGGACCCGCACCAGATCATCGGGGTCAGGGAGCTGATCCGTCAACTGGCCGGTGAGCACAGTATCCTGCTCTCGACCCATATCCTGCCCGAGGCCAGTCTGACCTGCGACCGCGTGCTGATTATCGACCGGGGGCTGCTGCTGGCCGAGGACACCACCGAGCGGCTGACCGGCAAGCTGACCGGCCACGACGTGGTCCGGGTACTGCTCAAGGGGGCGCCGGCCGAGATCAGGGACAGGCTGGGTGCGGTGGAGGGCGTGGTTAAAGTAGACGAGCAGCAGGTTCCCGGCGGCAGGAAGGACGGCCTGCGCCAGTTCGACGTCAGCTGCAAGCTCGGCAACGACCGCCGTGGCGAACTGGCAAGGGCGGTCGTGGAAAGCGGCGCCCAGCTGCTGGAGCTGCGGCCGGAGTCGATGACGCTGGAGGAGATATTTATTAAGATTACGACCAGGACTCCGGACGAGCTGGCTGCCAGGTCGCAGCAGGAGGGCAGCTGA
- a CDS encoding DUF58 domain-containing protein codes for MIPRDVISKVKQIEIVTRNIVEDVFSGEYHSIFKGLGMEFSEVREYQPGDDVRSIDWNVTARMGQPFVKKYVEERELTVVFLVDASASGMFGSVERLKNEFAAEICAVLAFSAIKNNDRVGLAIFTDEVEKVVVPKKGRKHVLRVIRELLFYRPLKRGTSIREGMEYMMRLLTRRTVVFVVSDFLDEGFEKPLRSLARRHDVILMRIADPRELELPPVGMIELEDAETGRREVIDTGSRAAREGFSRLVNQRRQAQDSLFKSARVDCIDLTLGSSYIEPLMSFFRMREKKFR; via the coding sequence GTGATCCCCCGCGATGTGATCAGCAAGGTCAAGCAGATCGAAATCGTGACCCGCAATATCGTGGAAGACGTGTTCAGCGGTGAATACCACAGTATCTTCAAGGGCCTGGGCATGGAGTTCAGCGAGGTGCGCGAGTACCAGCCGGGCGATGACGTGCGCTCGATCGACTGGAACGTCACCGCCAGGATGGGACAGCCCTTCGTCAAAAAATATGTCGAGGAGCGCGAACTGACAGTCGTGTTCCTGGTGGACGCTTCGGCCAGCGGGATGTTCGGCTCGGTCGAGAGATTGAAAAACGAGTTCGCCGCCGAGATCTGCGCCGTGCTCGCGTTCAGCGCGATCAAGAATAACGACCGCGTGGGCCTGGCGATTTTCACCGATGAAGTCGAAAAAGTAGTGGTGCCCAAGAAGGGGCGCAAGCACGTGCTGCGCGTAATCCGCGAGCTGCTGTTCTACCGGCCCCTGAAACGCGGAACTAGTATCCGCGAGGGCATGGAGTACATGATGCGGCTGCTGACCCGTCGCACCGTGGTGTTCGTGGTCAGCGATTTCCTGGACGAGGGTTTCGAGAAACCGCTGCGCAGCCTGGCGCGCCGTCACGACGTGATCCTGATGCGGATCGCCGACCCCAGGGAACTGGAACTGCCGCCGGTGGGGATGATCGAGCTGGAGGATGCGGAGACCGGACGGCGCGAGGTTATCGACACCGGTTCGCGGGCCGCGCGAGAGGGGTTCTCCCGGCTGGTGAATCAGCGCAGGCAAGCGCAGGATTCATTGTTCAAGTCCGCCCGCGTGGACTGTATAGACCTGACGCTGGGAAGTTCTTATATTGAACCGCTGATGAGCTTCTTCCGCATGCGGGAGAAGAAGTTCAGGTAG
- a CDS encoding MoxR family ATPase, with product MNEQIQELNEQVRRESEVVERVLEEVGRVIVGQRYMVERLLLGILCDGHVLIEGVPGLAKTLSVRTLARVIEADFGRLQFTPDLLPADLLGTMIYNQKTGDFEPRKGPVFTNIVLADEINRAPAKVQSALLEAMQERQVTIGTSTYKLPNPFLVLATENPIEQEGTYPLPEAQVDRFMFKLRVGYPTREEERVILERMSGGELAQVEKRLTSEDIIRLRGVVRDVYMDEKIKDYIVSLVFATREPAKCGLGELDGLIEYGASPRATIFLARAARANAFVRRRGYVTPEDIKQIGPDILRHRILLTYEAEAEDLTSEDIIRKVFETVEVP from the coding sequence ATGAACGAACAGATCCAGGAGCTGAACGAGCAGGTCAGGCGGGAAAGCGAAGTTGTGGAGCGGGTGCTGGAGGAAGTCGGCCGGGTTATCGTCGGCCAGCGTTACATGGTGGAACGCCTGCTGCTGGGGATTCTCTGTGACGGGCACGTGCTGATCGAGGGAGTGCCGGGACTGGCCAAAACACTGAGTGTACGTACCCTGGCCAGGGTTATCGAGGCTGATTTCGGGCGGCTGCAGTTCACGCCGGACCTCCTGCCTGCCGACCTGCTGGGAACGATGATCTACAACCAGAAGACCGGTGATTTCGAGCCGCGCAAGGGACCGGTGTTCACCAATATCGTCCTGGCCGACGAGATCAACCGCGCTCCGGCCAAAGTGCAGAGCGCTCTGCTGGAAGCCATGCAGGAGCGTCAGGTCACGATCGGCACATCCACCTACAAGCTTCCCAACCCTTTTCTGGTGCTGGCCACCGAGAACCCTATCGAGCAGGAGGGCACATACCCGCTGCCCGAGGCCCAGGTCGACCGGTTCATGTTCAAGCTCAGGGTCGGTTATCCCACCCGCGAGGAGGAGAGGGTGATCCTGGAACGGATGAGCGGCGGTGAGTTGGCGCAGGTGGAGAAGAGGCTTACGTCCGAAGATATCATCCGGCTGCGCGGCGTGGTGCGCGATGTCTACATGGACGAGAAAATCAAGGACTATATCGTTTCGCTTGTGTTCGCCACCCGCGAGCCGGCCAAATGCGGACTCGGGGAGCTTGATGGACTGATCGAATACGGGGCCAGCCCCCGCGCCACGATTTTTCTGGCCCGGGCCGCCCGGGCCAACGCGTTTGTCCGCCGCCGGGGTTATGTCACGCCCGAGGATATCAAGCAGATCGGGCCGGACATCCTCCGTCACCGGATCCTGCTGACCTACGAGGCCGAGGCCGAGGACCTGACCAGCGAGGATATCATCCGCAAGGTGTTCGAGACCGTGGAGGTACCCTGA
- a CDS encoding HEAT repeat domain-containing protein produces the protein MREAPKILHILSGKRVFALAALPGILSAMLLISGCGGGEKADPVLEGEKVMVTEGVQILHTGTSVQRDSVIRTFNNLNNPRLLHPYIHNADLSVRIGIVSALGNLKDRGAVDSLNRMLVTSDDYLLRETVIWALGELGDTSSVPVLIGIIQDTTQNRDLRLGLPITLASFINTAYAGRVEQTFVDVLQNMSDDLELCSYVAVGILEVLKPGNYELFHARLPLLKELAAKRMQESGEDGIYINFQLTIEELETYEPGTL, from the coding sequence ATGCGCGAGGCGCCAAAAATTCTTCATATACTGAGTGGAAAGCGTGTATTTGCTTTAGCGGCGCTGCCGGGTATTCTGAGCGCAATGCTGCTGATTTCCGGTTGCGGCGGAGGCGAGAAAGCCGACCCGGTGCTGGAGGGGGAGAAGGTGATGGTCACCGAGGGCGTCCAGATCCTTCACACCGGCACCTCGGTCCAGCGCGACTCGGTGATCCGCACGTTCAACAACCTCAATAACCCGCGGCTTCTTCACCCCTATATCCATAACGCGGACCTCAGTGTGAGGATCGGGATAGTCAGCGCACTGGGCAACCTGAAAGACCGTGGTGCGGTCGATTCGCTAAACCGGATGCTGGTCACCAGCGACGATTATCTCCTGCGCGAAACCGTGATCTGGGCGCTGGGAGAGTTGGGCGACACCTCCAGCGTTCCGGTGCTGATCGGCATTATACAGGACACGACCCAGAACCGCGACCTACGGCTGGGCCTGCCGATCACGCTGGCGTCGTTTATCAATACGGCCTATGCCGGCAGGGTGGAGCAGACGTTCGTGGATGTGCTGCAGAACATGAGCGATGACCTCGAACTTTGCTCCTACGTGGCGGTGGGGATACTCGAGGTGCTCAAGCCCGGCAATTACGAGCTGTTCCACGCCCGGCTGCCCCTGCTCAAGGAACTGGCGGCGAAACGGATGCAGGAAAGCGGCGAGGACGGGATTTACATTAATTTCCAGCTCACTATCGAGGAGTTGGAGACCTACGAACCCGGTACGCTCTGA
- a CDS encoding dihydroorotase yields MKRLLVRGGRLVDPANGVDEKLDILLDSGKVAEIGKSIKPAEADEVIDAAGKAVVPGLIDMHVHLREPGREDEETVESGCLAAAAGGFTAVAAMPNTNPVTDNQAAVGYIIREAIRAGYSRVYPIGSITKKSKGESLAEMGSMLDAGAVAFTDDGHCLSSAEVMRKAMTYSLIFDVPVMQHCEDPELVGKGVMNAGITAIRLGLAGNPTEAEEVIVYRDCVLARLTGARFHVAHISAARSVEIVRQFKAEGGVKVTAEVTPHHFTLTEEAVGNYDTNAKMAPPLRMAADVEAMRRGLADGTIDCIASDHAPHHYDEKEAAFADAPSGILGLETSFPLSYSELVLGGVLDFPTLVRRMSTAPAELLKIPGGSLKVGSQADVTVLDLETEWTIDKNEFYSKSRNTPFHGRRVTGRAVVTIVEGRVVWRLGQN; encoded by the coding sequence TTGAAACGTCTGTTGGTCCGCGGTGGCCGGCTTGTCGATCCGGCCAACGGCGTGGATGAAAAGCTCGATATATTGCTTGACAGCGGCAAGGTGGCCGAAATCGGAAAATCGATCAAGCCCGCCGAGGCGGATGAGGTCATCGATGCGGCGGGCAAGGCGGTTGTCCCGGGCCTGATCGACATGCACGTCCATCTCCGGGAACCCGGCAGGGAAGATGAGGAAACGGTGGAATCCGGGTGCCTGGCCGCGGCAGCCGGCGGTTTTACCGCCGTGGCCGCCATGCCTAACACCAATCCGGTAACCGACAACCAGGCAGCTGTCGGCTATATCATTCGCGAGGCGATCCGCGCCGGCTACAGCAGGGTCTACCCGATCGGTTCGATCACCAAGAAGAGCAAGGGCGAGAGCCTTGCGGAGATGGGATCGATGCTCGACGCCGGAGCGGTGGCGTTCACCGATGACGGCCACTGCCTGTCCAGCGCCGAAGTGATGCGCAAGGCGATGACCTATTCGCTGATTTTCGACGTGCCGGTGATGCAGCACTGCGAGGACCCCGAACTGGTGGGCAAGGGCGTGATGAACGCCGGGATAACCGCCATTCGCCTGGGTCTGGCCGGCAACCCGACCGAAGCCGAAGAAGTGATTGTCTACCGCGACTGCGTGCTGGCGCGCCTGACCGGAGCGCGTTTCCACGTGGCCCATATCTCCGCCGCGCGCTCGGTGGAAATCGTCCGGCAGTTCAAGGCCGAGGGGGGCGTGAAAGTCACCGCCGAGGTTACACCGCACCATTTCACGCTCACCGAGGAAGCGGTGGGCAACTACGATACGAATGCTAAAATGGCTCCCCCGCTGCGCATGGCTGCCGATGTGGAAGCGATGCGCCGGGGCCTGGCCGACGGTACGATCGACTGTATCGCCAGCGACCACGCCCCGCACCATTACGATGAGAAAGAGGCCGCGTTCGCCGACGCCCCGAGCGGTATTCTGGGCCTGGAGACCTCGTTCCCGCTCTCGTATTCCGAACTGGTCCTGGGAGGCGTGCTCGATTTCCCGACCCTGGTCCGCCGGATGAGTACCGCTCCGGCCGAATTGCTCAAGATTCCGGGCGGCAGCCTGAAGGTGGGCTCCCAGGCGGATGTGACCGTGCTGGATTTGGAAACGGAGTGGACAATCGATAAAAACGAGTTTTACTCCAAAAGCCGTAACACGCCGTTTCACGGCCGCAGGGTGACCGGCCGGGCAGTGGTCACAATCGTTGAGGGCAGAGTGGTCTGGCGGTTGGGGCAAAATTGA
- a CDS encoding aspartate carbamoyltransferase catalytic subunit encodes MQFTRKHLLGLEELSSAEIRMILDTAVPFKEISERQIKKVPVLRGKTIVNLFFEPSTRTRISFEFAEKRLSADTVNVNVSTSSVSKGETLVDMARNLEAMKIDMVVIRHAASGAPAFLAERIDSNVINAGDGWHEHPTQGLLDMLTIRDHLGRLEGIKVAIVGDVIHSRVARSNIWGLKKMGAEVGVCGPPTLVPRSLTELGVKIYPRIEDALSEVDVVNVLRIQLERMQSNLFPSLGEYNRIYGISNRRLEEAGRDVLVLHPGPMNRGVEIDSDVADGEHQVILKQVTNGVAVRMAVLFLLAGGKQAAAADAASQQGD; translated from the coding sequence ATGCAATTCACCCGTAAGCACCTGCTCGGTCTCGAGGAACTCTCATCCGCTGAAATCCGGATGATCCTCGATACCGCCGTGCCTTTCAAGGAGATCAGCGAAAGGCAGATCAAGAAAGTACCGGTCCTGCGCGGCAAAACGATTGTCAACCTGTTTTTCGAGCCCTCCACCCGCACGCGGATCTCGTTCGAATTCGCCGAAAAGAGGCTCAGCGCAGATACGGTAAATGTCAATGTCTCCACCAGCAGCGTGAGCAAAGGCGAAACCCTGGTGGACATGGCGCGCAACCTGGAAGCGATGAAAATCGACATGGTCGTGATCCGTCACGCGGCCAGCGGAGCGCCGGCGTTTCTGGCCGAGAGGATCGATTCCAACGTGATCAACGCGGGCGACGGCTGGCACGAGCACCCGACCCAGGGCTTGCTGGACATGCTGACGATCCGCGACCACCTGGGCCGCCTGGAGGGGATCAAGGTGGCGATTGTGGGTGATGTGATCCACAGCCGCGTGGCCCGCTCCAATATCTGGGGCCTGAAAAAGATGGGCGCCGAGGTCGGCGTGTGCGGCCCGCCCACGCTCGTGCCTCGCAGCCTGACTGAGCTGGGAGTGAAAATCTACCCCCGGATCGAGGATGCGCTCTCGGAGGTCGACGTTGTCAACGTGCTGAGGATTCAGCTCGAGCGCATGCAGTCCAACCTGTTCCCGTCCCTCGGCGAGTACAACCGCATCTACGGAATCTCCAACCGCCGGCTCGAAGAAGCCGGGCGCGACGTACTGGTCCTGCATCCGGGGCCGATGAACCGGGGCGTGGAAATCGATTCCGACGTGGCCGACGGTGAGCACCAGGTGATTCTCAAGCAGGTCACCAACGGGGTGGCGGTCAGGATGGCCGTGCTGTTTCTGCTGGCCGGCGGCAAGCAGGCCGCGGCCGCCGATGCGGCAAGTCAGCAGGGCGATTAA